The Aeoliella mucimassa genome includes the window CGTGACCATCCAAGCACAGATTCTCGACATCCTCCGCCGACTCCGCGACACCCGCGGCATGAGCATCCTGTTCATCACGCACGACCTCGGCGTGATCGCCGAAATCGCCGACGACGTATTGGTGATGTATCGCGGCAAGATGGTGGAGTATGGCACCGTGCTGCAGATTTTTGAGAATCCGCAGCATCCTTACACCAAGGGCTTGCTGGCGTGTCGGCCGCGGCTCGATACCAAGTATCGTTTGCTGCCGACCGTGAGTGACTTCATGGCGACCGAAACCATCGAAACGCCGGAAGGTCCCGAGGTAAAGATCATCGAGAAGACGCTCGACGAGAAGCGGCTGAATCAGTTGATGACTCACGGGCGGGGGCGTTTGCTCCACCCGCGGGCCGAGTTGCAGGCGATGGGCCATCCCTGGGAGGAAGGGCACCACTCGCCCGACTCCACCATGGTGCCCGACGATGCCCAGCCGCTGTTGGAGGTGAAAGACCTGCAGGTTTACTTCCCCATCCGCCGGGGCGTGTTCTCGCGAGTCGTGGGGAACGTAAAGGCGGTCGACGGAGTGAGCTTCAACGTCTATCGCGGCCAAACTCTCGGTCTGGTCGGCGAGAGCGGTTGCGGCAAGACCACCACCGGGCGGGCGATCTTGCGATTGGTCGACTACACCGGCGGAAGCGTGAACTACAACGGCAAGAACGTGTTTGCCATGGGCTCGCGCGAAATGCGTGCGATGCGGCGCAACATGCAGATCATCTTCCAGGATCCCTATGGTTCGCTGAACCCACGCATGACCATCGAAGCGACGCTCACCGAGCCGATGGTGATTCATGGACTGGCCGCATCGCGGGCCGAGCGGCGAGAGAAGGCCGCTGCCTTGATGGAAGAGGTCGACCTAAAGCCCGAGCACCTGCGTCGCTACCCGCACGAATTCAGCGGTGGGCAGCGTCAGCGGATTTCGATCGCCAGGGCCTTGGCCGTCGAGCCCGACTTCATCATCTGCGACGAGTCGGTTTCGGCTCTCGACGTGTCGGTGCAGGCGCAGGTGCTGAATCTGCTGAAGAAGCTGCAGGAAGATCGCGGGCTGACCTACATCTTTATTAGCCACGACTTGTCGGTGGTGAAGTTCATGGCCGACATGATGGCCGTGATGAACCAGGGCAAGATCGTTGAGTTTGGTCCCAGCGATAATATCTACGCGCTGCCGAAAGAAGCCTACACTCGGCGACTCATCGAAGCGACTCCTCGCGACAGCCTGGAGCACATTCGGCAGCTCACTGAGCAACGCAAGCAAGTGCGTAACCAGGGGTGATGAACGCTCGATAGGAGGTCGGGTTGCTTCGCAAAGCAACCGATAGCTGGATGCCTGCACTCATCGAACCAGAAACCAATCGACTGCTGCTCCGCCAATGGCGCGAGGAGGACCTCGCCCCGTTCGCCCAGCTGAATGGCGATGCGACAGTCATGCGATATTTTCCCAAGACACTCACTCGCAGCGAAAGCGACGCGCTAGCCATAAAACTACAGCACCGCATCGCAGAGCAGGGCTGGGGATTTTGGGCGGTCGAGCTTCGCGACACCGGAGCGTTCATGGGGTTTGTGGGGCTGAATCGACCCGATTACGCGCTTCCCATTGGTCCTTGTGTCGAAATCGGCTGGCGGATGCTGCAGGAATACTGGGGATTCGGATATGCTACCGAAGCTGCCCAGGCAGCGCTACGCGTGGGCTTCGAAACCCTGGGGCTCGACGAAATCGTATCGTACACCGCGACCATCAATCTTCCCTCGCAGCGGGTGATGCAGCGACTCGGCATGCAGCTCGACCGCGACACGTTTGAACACCCGCTCGTGCCGGAAGGGCATCCGCTACGCACCCATGTTGTGTACCGACTCACCCAACAACAGTGGCAGGAATCTCATGAGTAACGAGTCCTCAGATCCACGCGTCTACCTGGCGGCCGAACGAACGCTACTGGCCTGGTTGCGGAGCGGCATTGCCGTGATTGGCTTGGGATTCCTGGTCGCCCGCTTCGGCATGTTTCTCGCGATGGTGCGAGGGCAGGTCATGGGTGGCCATCAAATGGCGTCGTCGATCATCGGCATCGCGTTCATCCTGCTCGGAGCGGTGATGATCGCACTGGCAGCCTGGCAGCACCGGCAGTTCGTCCGTGAGTTTCAGGGCTCGTTCCCGCCCACCCGCCGGTGGCCAGCGCTGAGTCTGTGGGTCTCAGCCTTGGTGGCCACCGCCGGAGTAGCGCTGGCGGCGTACTTAATGCTTAGCGTGGCGGGAGAGTAGCGGCGCAAGGATGCAACTATTCAGGAAAGAATCTGCGATTGCAGATCTGGGAACTTTGCGAAGCCTTTGTCGAAGGAAACTAGTCTCAGGCTACCTTGGATTGCAAATGCGGCCAGGTAGGCATCACTCCATACCTTATTCGAGAACTTGTAGTCGACCGTAAGTCGCCGCCAGACCGGCTCAATGCCTTTCGGTTCATCTTTGTAGACGATGCGGTCGTCTCCAAGCATCTGGTCGTACAGCGACCAAGCATTGTTCAAGGTAACTGCATCGGCACCAACTGCCTTCGGGTTGGTAGCGATTCTTAGAAAACCCTGTTGGGTCAAACGGCAAAAATAAAGTGGTAGGTCGTTAGAAGTCTGAAACCACTTTAAAGCTGCTGCGTGGTGCAGATGAGAATCAAACGCCAGAGCGATCCAAACGTTGATGTCAGGGAGAAGCATCTTCTTCCCCTAGTAGTTCGGCGATCTTTTCGGAAGTGAGATCGACCGAGCCGGGGTGCTCTGAGTGTACGAGTGGGAACGAAACTGGATTCGAACTCACTGATGTTGTTGAATCGTGAGAGCAAGCAACAATAACCAGGGTGCCTTCAGGAAGAACGGCACCCTGGTCCAAGATGATAACACCATTTTGTACGTGACCTGAGTATTCCATGCTTCAATTATTCAGTATAGAACTCGGTCAATCAAGCATTTTGATCGGCGATCACTCCGAAGGAGCGACGGCCAGGGCTTTGAGGGCGTCGAGCGAAGCGAGCACGTCGTCGCAGGAGACGTCTTCCCATTCGGTCATCTTGTGCGACAGAATGGCCAGTTTCATTGCTTCGAACGCGTCGGCCAGGTCGTCTGGCAAGTCGCCGAGCGACTCGAACGGGCGGCTTTTCGGCATCGAGGTCGAGCGCTCTGCGGCCGGCATCTCTTCGCTTGGGCCAGCCGACTCGGAATCGGTCGTGCGCTCCGCGGTGGCGACTTCGCCATCGTGATCCTCGTGACCATCTTCGTCCTCGGGATCCATCACCGCGGCCAGTTCACCGCCGGACGTGGGTTCGAGTTCGGCCTTCGAGATGGTCGACGAGCTGACGCCGGCATCTTCGTCGGACTTGCCGTGAGCTTTGTCGCGGGCTTTGCGCATCTGCGAGATCGACCAACTCTTCTGCAACGCACCTTCGAGCCAGATTTCGGCGTCGTCCCAGTCGATGGCCGCGTGGAAGTGGCTCCAGTAAAGGCCTTCGTAATCGGTGTAGCGGTCGCCGTACTTGTCGTGCACGCGACGCAGCCGACCCACATGCTGGCTGGTGACTTCGCCAACCAGATTGGCCCAGGCTTCGTCGGAGTATTCGTTGACTTCCTCGCCGGCTTCTTGTTTTGCGGCCCGCCATTCGCTGATGATGCGGCCTTTCTCCCAGTTAGTCGTGCTAACGAGTGTGTGCCATTTTCCCACGAAGGGGCGCGACGCATCGTCGACCACGGCTGTCGTATTTTCTTGAGTTCCGGTAGTGGTATCGGCCTCGGCCATTCAGTGCCTCCTGCAAGCAATCAGAGTTTCGAATCGAGCACCGCCAGCGCGGTATCCGCGACTGGCGGGCGGCGATTCTAGCACGCTAGCAACGCCAGCGCACAGATACGAAATGCTTGATTCAAGGCAGGAATTCACGCATCACGCCCGAATGCCGCGAAACAATCGACAGGATCGTTTTCTCTGGAAAACGAATAAACGGCTCCAGGCGTGGATAACGTGTCGATGCCGACTAGCTTGCCTTTTCGTCAGATTCGAAATTGGCGGTTTTGTGCGCCCCGTCGCAGAAGGGACGGTTGGCCGACGCCCCGCAACGGCAGAGCGAAATGGCCGGTTTGTCCTTGGGAATGTTGAACTCGTTACCTTCGGAATCGGTAACCGTAAACGAACCCTTTACCAGGAAGGGGCCATTCGCGCGCATCTGGATATTGGTATCAGCCATCGTGTATCTCCTCATGCCTGGGGAATTAGAAACGCATTGCATGAAGAGTTTAAGCTTACTGCCAGGTGTTGACCATTGCAGGTAGCCAACTCAGGGAGACTCGCTGGATTCCGCTTCCGCAGCAGGCGGCGGCTCGGCGGCCGGGGAGGCTGTCTCTGGCAGGTAGCGATTGCGCAATACGAACAGCACCTGCACGGGTTGTGCTTCGTGCAACGGTTCGATGAGGTTACTGGTGTTGCCAGCAGGGTCGAGGGAGTTGAGCCGCATGTTGAACTCGGCGAGTTGTTGTTGCCGCAGATCTTGCCGCTGCTCGAATTGGTTGACCTCGGCTTTCGACATCTTGGCCATCGTAGGCTCACGCAGTTGATACGCGTTGTCGGCATTCACAGGAGCCGAATTCTGGAAGTACCAACCTTTGGTCTGCTTCAATCGACGGGCGTTACCTTCGGGTAGTTTGTTATTCACAAGGTTGGGGAGCGACTCCACTTGCGTGTTGTCGGGAGTCTCGACACGTTGGGCTCGCGACATGGCCTCGGATTCCAGTGGTTGTTGCGCCAGCACGCCAGAGTCGGATTCGTTGGCGGAAGAGGAGCCACGTTCGACTCCCAGCATCCGCCGGGAAGTTCCGAAACCACCGAAGCCTAACGACTCACCTGAGCGAAGCGAATTGACCATCGACAGATTGCCGATCGACTCGACCGTGATTTCGGCAAAGTTATCGGGATCCATTTCCATGGCCGACAAACACCCCATGATCTGTCCCGCGGTGGCTTCGACTAGAATGGTCTCGCCTTCGGGTTCGGTAGGAGTCTGCTCGGCTACCTTCAGATCGGCTTGCTCCTGGTCGTCCGTACCACGAGTATCCAAAGGAGTACTACTGGCAGCAATCGAGGCGGGAGCGCTTTCCTCTCGAGTCGAACGGTTCGATTCCTCCGGCGTGGGGAACCGAGAAGTAGGCACTTCGTCGGCCACTTCTCCTGCAATTCCTCCTAGCGTCAGAGAATCGTCGCGGGTGCCAGCGTTTCGCCTTTCGATCTGTTGACGCACCTGGCGAAGCGGCTCAGCAGCGGTGTCCCACGATTCGGCTTTCAGCTGTACTTGGATGCCATTGGCCCCCAGCACTTCGTTCATATGGTTTTGCTTGAGCGTTTGCGGCGGAACTTCGGCCCACACTACCAGGTAAGGCTCGTTGCTGATGGCTCGATCGGCCATCCTTACCGCATCCGTTTCGAGCCCACGGTAAAGGGTGGGGCCATTGCCCGCCGGCAGCGATCGCACTGGCGAGTCGCTCGGTGCGACTGCCGCTTCGGCCATGCGTTCGACTGGAGCGGCTGATTCGAACGTGGGGACGTCGGAGTCGGAATCTTCCATCGCAGGCTCGCTGGCTGAGTCGGCAGCGATTTCCGCCCCATTCGCCATTTTGGGGCTCTTCAGGCCGCCCGACATGACGACCTGGGGAGGCTCGTCTTGGGGCATCGCGACCATGATCGCAATCGCGGCAGCAATCGCAGCGGCCGACCACCAGAGCCCGCGGAGCGACCGCCCGAACGGAATCACCGGCAGGCTCACCCCACCACTCGAGGGGGGCGAATCGTCTTTACGTTGCGCCGCTTCGTCGAGCCGCGCGGCCAGCGCGGTGGTCCACTCGCTCGGGACCGATTGCCGTGGGAGCGCCTGCACTTCTTGCGACACGCTCCGCAGCTCCTCGAGCGTGGTGCGGGCAGCTTCGTCGCGAGCCAGCCAGCTTTCCACCTCGCGCAGTTCGTCGTCGGT containing:
- a CDS encoding ABC transporter ATP-binding protein produces the protein MTSTAAVIDIQNLRTYFHTEEGVVRAVDDVSFRVERGHTLGIVGESGSGKSVTSLSIMQLLASTADIESGSISFLGKDLVKLPEPEMREIRGQDISMIFQEPMTSLNPVFTVGDQVAEAIVLHQKVSKEEARKKTIELFSEVGIPEPEVRVDSYPHQMSGGQKQRVMIAMALSCNPQLLIADEPTTALDVTIQAQILDILRRLRDTRGMSILFITHDLGVIAEIADDVLVMYRGKMVEYGTVLQIFENPQHPYTKGLLACRPRLDTKYRLLPTVSDFMATETIETPEGPEVKIIEKTLDEKRLNQLMTHGRGRLLHPRAELQAMGHPWEEGHHSPDSTMVPDDAQPLLEVKDLQVYFPIRRGVFSRVVGNVKAVDGVSFNVYRGQTLGLVGESGCGKTTTGRAILRLVDYTGGSVNYNGKNVFAMGSREMRAMRRNMQIIFQDPYGSLNPRMTIEATLTEPMVIHGLAASRAERREKAAALMEEVDLKPEHLRRYPHEFSGGQRQRISIARALAVEPDFIICDESVSALDVSVQAQVLNLLKKLQEDRGLTYIFISHDLSVVKFMADMMAVMNQGKIVEFGPSDNIYALPKEAYTRRLIEATPRDSLEHIRQLTEQRKQVRNQG
- a CDS encoding GNAT family N-acetyltransferase, translating into MLRKATDSWMPALIEPETNRLLLRQWREEDLAPFAQLNGDATVMRYFPKTLTRSESDALAIKLQHRIAEQGWGFWAVELRDTGAFMGFVGLNRPDYALPIGPCVEIGWRMLQEYWGFGYATEAAQAALRVGFETLGLDEIVSYTATINLPSQRVMQRLGMQLDRDTFEHPLVPEGHPLRTHVVYRLTQQQWQESHE
- a CDS encoding YidH family protein, whose amino-acid sequence is MSNESSDPRVYLAAERTLLAWLRSGIAVIGLGFLVARFGMFLAMVRGQVMGGHQMASSIIGIAFILLGAVMIALAAWQHRQFVREFQGSFPPTRRWPALSLWVSALVATAGVALAAYLMLSVAGE
- a CDS encoding TA system VapC family ribonuclease toxin; amino-acid sequence: MLLPDINVWIALAFDSHLHHAAALKWFQTSNDLPLYFCRLTQQGFLRIATNPKAVGADAVTLNNAWSLYDQMLGDDRIVYKDEPKGIEPVWRRLTVDYKFSNKVWSDAYLAAFAIQGSLRLVSFDKGFAKFPDLQSQILS
- a CDS encoding CDGSH iron-sulfur domain-containing protein — translated: MADTNIQMRANGPFLVKGSFTVTDSEGNEFNIPKDKPAISLCRCGASANRPFCDGAHKTANFESDEKAS
- a CDS encoding anti-sigma factor family protein translates to MSESSFQFDDELLSAYLDGQLTDDELREVESWLARDEAARTTLEELRSVSQEVQALPRQSVPSEWTTALAARLDEAAQRKDDSPPSSGGVSLPVIPFGRSLRGLWWSAAAIAAAIAIMVAMPQDEPPQVVMSGGLKSPKMANGAEIAADSASEPAMEDSDSDVPTFESAAPVERMAEAAVAPSDSPVRSLPAGNGPTLYRGLETDAVRMADRAISNEPYLVVWAEVPPQTLKQNHMNEVLGANGIQVQLKAESWDTAAEPLRQVRQQIERRNAGTRDDSLTLGGIAGEVADEVPTSRFPTPEESNRSTREESAPASIAASSTPLDTRGTDDQEQADLKVAEQTPTEPEGETILVEATAGQIMGCLSAMEMDPDNFAEITVESIGNLSMVNSLRSGESLGFGGFGTSRRMLGVERGSSSANESDSGVLAQQPLESEAMSRAQRVETPDNTQVESLPNLVNNKLPEGNARRLKQTKGWYFQNSAPVNADNAYQLREPTMAKMSKAEVNQFEQRQDLRQQQLAEFNMRLNSLDPAGNTSNLIEPLHEAQPVQVLFVLRNRYLPETASPAAEPPPAAEAESSESP